From the genome of Methylocystis echinoides:
TCCTGCCATGCGACGTCGAGGATATCTCGACGGTCGACGATGTTTTCGCACGGCTCGAATATGATTGGGGCGAGATGGATTTCCTCGTTCATTCCATCGCCTATTCCGACAAGAGCGAATTGAAGGGGCTCTACGCCGACACCTCGCGCGAGAATTTCATCCGCACCATGGTCATCTCCTGCTTCTCCTTCACCGAGGCCGCGCGCCGCGCGGCCGCGTTGATGAAGAACGGCGGGTCGATGGTGACGGTGAGCTTCGGCGGCGGCACCCATGTCATGCCCAATTACAATGTGATGGGCGTCGCCAAGGCCGCGCTCGACTCGTCGGTGCGTTATCTCGCGGCGGACTACGGTCCGCGGGGCATTCGCGTCAACGCGATCTCGCCCGGCCCCGTGCGCACCATGGCGGGCGCGGGCATCACCGGCGCGCGCTCCATGGGGGCCTTCCAGAAGCAGCATTGCCCGCTGCGGCGAATGATCACGCTCGATGAAATCGGCGGCTCGGCGCTTTATTTCCTTTCCGAGCTCTCCGGCGGCGTCACCGGCGAGGTTCATCTCGTCGACGCCGGCTACAACATCATGCTGCAGCCGCGCCCGGAGGATTTGAACGGGACCGAGTAATTTTGGAGCGATGAAAATGCGATTGGCGTTTCTTTCGACCCTCGTCTTCCTCTCCCTCGCTCCTACCGCCGCTCTGGCCCAGGGCGGCGATCCGGCTGTCGGCGCGCGCCTCGCGCGAGAGACCTGCGCGAGCTGCCACGCCGTCGGCGCCGATCCGCACGCCAAGAGCCCCGATCCCAACGCGCCCGCCTTCGTCGACGTCGCCAAAATGCCCTCGGCGACGGAATTGTCGATCAAGGTCTTCCTGCGCTCCTCGCACCGGAACATGCCGAATTTCATTCTCTCGCCCGAGGAGGTCGATGGGGTGACGGCGTATATTCTGGGGCTGCGGAAGAAGTAGCGGTCAGATCATCTGCATGGGAATCCCGAGCGCGGGACCGGCGGCGAATAATTTCTGGTCCAGCGTGCAAAGGGTTGCGCCGTAGTCGGCGCAGATCGCGAGATGGGCGGCGTCGCCGCCGCGCAATCCGAGCGCGTATTGGTCGACAATGCAGCGCTCATCCCTCCCCTTTACGGGGAGGGTGGCCCCGCCGTCAGGCGGGGTCGGGTGGGGTAGGCCCCAGCCACAGCCTGGCGGCGCGAACCCCACCCGGCGGCCTTCGGCCGCCGATCTCCCCGTAAAGGGGAGGTATGCGCATGCACAGATGGCCGCTTCTCCTGAAACGCTGCGCAGCCGCAATGCGACGGTCCTGTGGGCATTTGACTCTTCGCTTGACTCTTTCCCGCATGAGAACAAATATCGAACAGCGCCGTGAGCGCCCTCTCCACTTTCGGGAATTTGACAACCGATGTCGCACAGCGGCGTTTCGGAACGCATCGGCTTTTTGCGCCGCCGCCTCGCCGCCATCGAGGCGCGCGACGCCGCGCCGGCGCGGCTCGGGCCCCTCCTTGGCGCCTCCCCCGCCGGCCTGGACGCCGGGGCCTCCCTCGACGCGCTGTTCGCCGCCGGCCACGGCAATTTGAGCGAAATCCTCCCCGCCCGGGCGCCGGACGCGCCGGCGGCGGCGGCCTTCGCTCTCGCCATGGCGCTGCGGGCGCGGGCGGCGCGCGGCGGCGGCGCGCTGGTTGTCATTCTCGAAGATCTCGGCGCGCAGGAATTCGGCCTGCCTTATGGCCGCGGCCTGGCGCAGGCCGGACTCGACCTTTCCAGCTTCGCGCTGATCCGGACCCGCCGGCCGCGCGAAACCCTCTGGGCGATGGAGGAAGCGCTGAAAAGCCCCGCCTGCGCGGCGGTCGTCGCAGAGACCTTCCTGAACACGAAGCTCTATGACCTCGCCGCCTCGCGCCGGCTGTTGCTCGCCGCGCGGCGCGGCGGCGCCCTTGCCCTTCTGGCGCCGCTCGCGCCGCCGCAGGGGCCCGATTCCGCGCGCTTTTCCAGCGCCGCCGGGCTGCGCGTCGAAATCGCCGCCGCGCCCCCGCCGATCCTTCCCTCGCGCCCGCCGCTCTCCCCCGTCGCGCCCTTCCTGTGGCGGCTGCGCCTCATCAAGGCGCGCGCCGGCCTTTGGGGGGAGATCGATCCGGCGCAGTGGCGCGACATCGCCTTCGACCCCGAAAAAGCAGCGTTCCGCCATGCGTTTCCTGAGCGTTTTCCTGCCGAGGCTCGCGACCGACCGGCTGCTGCGCCGGCGCGCCGCCGCGCCTGACGCCTTCGCCCTCTACGCCAAAACGAAGGGCGCGGAGCGGCTGACCGCCGTCGACGCCGGCGCGCAGCGGCTCGGCCTGCTGCCGGGCATGGCGGTCGCCGACGCGCGCGCCCGCTGCCCGGCGCTCGAACTCGCCGAGGCCGATGCCCAAGCCGACGCCGCGCTCATCGACGCGCTCGCCGACTGGAGCCGCCGCTTCACCCCGCTCGCCGCGCCCGACCCGCCGGACGGCCTGCTGCTCGACGTGACGGGCGCCGCCCATCTGTTCGGCGGCGAGGCGACGCTCGTCGACGAGGTCGAAGCGCGCCTCGGCCGGCTCAAGTTTTCGGCGCGCGCGGCGATTGCGCCCGGCCCGGCGCTGGCGCGCGCGCTCACGCGTTTCTCCAGCCGGCGGCTCGTCGCCGACGCCGCGCCGCAAGCGGAGATCGACGGCCTCGCGGCGGCCTTGCCCGTCGAGGCGCTGGGGCTCGAGGCGGAGGCGGTCGCCGGATTGCGGCGCGCCGGACTGCGCCGCATCGGCGATCTGCTCGAGCGCCCCCGCGCGCCGCTCGCGGCGCGATTCGGGCAGGCGGCGCTGGCGCGGCTCGACGCGCTGACCTGCCGCCTGCGCGATCCGATCCGCCCGCGCTTCGAGGCGCCGGCCTTCATCGCCGAGCGCCGCTTTCCCGACGGGCTGACCCGGCGCGAGGACATCGAGGCGACGCTCGAGCGCCTCGCCGCCGATCTCTGCCCGCTGCTCGAACGCGCCGGCGTCGGCGCGCGCCGGCTCGAAGCGGTCTTCTACCGCGTCGACGGCGCGGTGAAGCGCCTCGCCGCCGGAACCAGCCGGCCGCTGCGCGATCCCGTCCGCCTCGCCGCCCTCCTCGGCGAGCGCCTGGCGGCGGCAGCGGAAGAGGGGCTCGACACCGGCTATGGCTTCGACGTGCTGCGGCTCTGCGCCACGGAAACGGAGACGACGGCGCCGCCGCAGACCGCCTTCGTCACGCCGCAAGGGAGCCGCGGCGGGGCGGGCGAAGACGCCGATCTCGGCGACCTCCTCGACCGGCTCGGGGCGCGGCTCGGCCTGCGCCGCGTGCTGCGCCTTCACGCCGAAGCGGCGCATCTGCCGGAATTCGCGGTCGCCGCCGTCCCGGCCGCTTATGGGCCGCCAAGGGTCTTCCCGCCGCAGGAGACGGTTCGGCCGTTGCGGCTGTTCGAGCGCCCGGAGCCGATCGAGGCCATTGCTTTGTTCCCGGACGGCCCGCCGCTCAAGTTCCGCTGGCGGCGCCTGCTGCATGACGTCGTCGCCTTCGAGGGGCCGGAGCGCATCGCTCCGCCCTGGTGGGGCGAAGCCGAGACAGGCCCGACGCGCGACTATTTTCATGCGCAGGACCGGGACGGCCAACTGTTCTGGCTGTTCCGGGAAGGTCTTTACGGCCGCGAGACGGACAATCCGCGCTGGTTCGTGCATGGTCTGTCGTAAGCGCAGCTTGACTCGGGGCGTTTCACTCCCAAGCTAGAAAGGGCTATCGCGTCATGCCGGCGTCATCTTTGTTGCGGATGGAGTCTTGGCGCGGCGGCCTGTGCGGGCGGCCGGGCGAGTGAGTAGTCAATGCAGGAAGACGAGGACCTCGCAATTTCTCCCCAAGCTGGCCTGCCGGCCGTCGTGCGGCGCAAGGGCTTTTTCGAAACGCTGCAGCAGCGCCTGCCGCATGGCGCGACCCATCTTCTGGGCGCCCTCGCGAGCGTCGCCCTGTTCGCCGTCGCGGCCTCTATCCTCGCAAACGTCCTCTCCAACATCCGCTTCGCGGATGTGGTCGAGGCCCTGAAGAACACCAGCGGCGGCCAGATTCTGGCCGCGCTGTTCTTCACCGCCCTCTCCTATCTGTCGCTCACCGGCTATGACGTCGCCGCCTTGCGCCAGATCCGCCATCGCGCGCCCTATCGCGTCACGGCGCTCGCGTCCTTCGCGAGCTACGCCATCGCCTTCAATCTGGGCTTCCCGATCGTGACGGGCGCGGCGGTGCGCTACTGGATTTATTCGCGCGTGTCGATGTCCGCCCTGCAGGTCGCGAATGTCACCGTGATCACCGGCGTCACCTTCTGGCTCGGCATGACGGCCGTGATCGGCTTCACCCTGGTCAGGGGCGCCGAAGCGCTCGCCGCGCTCGATCATCTCCCCGCCGCGCTGCATATGGCGGTCGGCGTCCTGGTGCTGTCGGCGGTCGCCGGCTATTGCGCCTGGGTCGCGCTCGAGCCGCGCCGGATCCGCCTGCGCGGCCATGTGCTGGAGTTGCCAGGACCCGGCTCGACGCTCGCGCAGCTCGTCGTCGGCGCGGCCGATCTCTGCGCCGCGGCGGCCGCGCTCTACGTGCTGCTGCCGGCGGGCGTCGATCTGAATTTCACGGCCTTTCTCGCCGTCTATGTTCTCGCCTGCATCCTCGGCGTCGTCAGCCATGCGCCGGGCGGCATCGGCGTTTTCGAGGCGACCATGCTGCACGCCCTGCCGGGCGCGTCGCAGGGCAGCGTGCTGGCCTCGTTGCTGCTCTTCCGCATCGTCTATTATTTTGTTCCTTTCATCGCCGCGCTCGCCGTGCTCGGCGCCGACGAAGGCCGGCGGCGCTGGGGCGCGCTGCGCGAGGCCGTGGCGCGCATCATCGAAGAGCGCGCGCCGTAACGTACGGAAAAAGCTCAGAGCGCTTCATGCCGCAACCCAAATGGCCCGCCGAGGACATGCTCGGCCCGGTGATCGAGGCGCTGCCCGAGCCCGTCTTCGTCATCGACGCCGAGACGCATGCGCTCGCCTTCAACGCCGCCGCGCAGGCGCTGGCCCCCGCGCTGCGCGTCGGCGAGCCCTTGTCGCGCAGCCTGCGCTCGCCCGACATGCTCGACGCCGCCATGCGCGTCGTGGCCGGCGGCGAGGCGGAGAAAGCCGCCTGGACCGAACGCCTGCCGGTGGAGCGCTGGTTCGAAGCCCATATCGCGCCGGTGCGTTTCGAAGGCTTCCGCACGGCGGCGATGATCAGCCTGCGCGACCTCACCGAGGCGCATCGCATCGAACGCATGCGCGTGGATTTCGTCGCCAACGCCAGCCATGAATTGCGCACGCCGCTGTCGTCGCTGCTCGGCTTCGTGGAAACGCTGCAGGGCCCGGCCAAGAACGACCCCACGGCGCGCGAGCGCTTCCTCGGGATCATGCGCGAACAGGCGCAGCGCATGGCGCGCCTCATCGACGATCTGCTGTCGCTTTCGCGCATCGAGCAGCACATGCATGTGCGCCCGGTGGAAGCGGTCGATTTCACCGTGCTCGTCGCCCATATCGTGGATACGCTCACGCCCATGGCGGAGGAAAACGGCGTGCCGATCGCCCTGGAGCTCGAGCCCAACGTCATCGTCCCCGGCGATCGCGACGAACTCGCCCGCGTCGTGGAGAATCTCATCGAGAACGCCCTGAAATACGGCCGATCGGAAGGCGAGGCGCGGCCCATCGAGATTACGCTCGCCCGCAGGGGCGTCAGCGCCGTCTTCTCCGTGCGCGACCATGGCCCGGGCATCTCCCCCGAGCATCTTCCGCGCCTCACCGAGCGCTTTTACCGCGTGGACGCCGGAAAGAGCCGGGCCAAGGGCGGGACCGGCCTCGGCCTCGCCATCGTCAAACACATTGTGCTGCGCCATCGCGGCCGTCTCGGGATCGACTCCGCGCCGGAAGCCGGCGCGCTGTTCCGCGTGACCCTGCCGGCGATCGAGGGAACGCCCGCGAACTCGACATAAACGATTGATTCAAAAACTAATTTTTTGTCATATTCCTGTTAGATAACTGTCACAAAACCCTCTTGGCCGCCCGCTAGAACCTCGGCCGTGATGGGCGCGAAGGGGCGCCCGAGTTTTCTCGAGCTTGAAAGCGATCTCGAATGATCTCCAGGATTTTCACGCGCGCCGCCATCGCGGCGACGGCGTTCGCCGCCATGACGGGCGCGGCTCTGGCGCTGGACATTTCCGGCGCGGGCGCGACCTTCCCCTATCCCATCTACGCCAAATGGGCGGAAACCTATAAGAAGGAGACCGGAAACGGTCTGAATTATCAGTCGATCGGCTCTGGCGGCGGCATCAAGCAGATCAAGGCCCGCACCGTGACGTTCGGCGCCTCGGACCAGCCCCTCAAGGCCGAGGATCTCCAGGCCGCCAATCTCATCCAGTGGCCGCAGGTCATCGGCGGCATCGTGCCGGTCGTCAATCTCGACGGCGTCGCGCCGGGCGAGCTCGTGCTCGACGGGCCGACCCTCGCGAAGATTTTCCTCGGCGAGATTACGAGCTGGGACGACGCGGCGATCAAGAAGCTCAACGCCAAAGCCAAGCTCTCGGCGACGCCGATCGTCGTCGTGCATCGTTCGGACGGCTCCGGCACGACCTTCAACTTTACGAATTATCTTTCCAAGGTCTCCGACGACTGGAAGACCAAGGTCGGCGAGAATTCGGCGGTCGAATGGCCGGCCGGCATCGGCGCCAAGGGCAATGAGGGCGTCGCCAACAACGTCTCCAACACCAAAGGCGCGATCGGCTATGTCGAATACGCCTACGCCAAGCAGAACAAGCTGACCTACACGAAGATGATCAACGCCGCCGGCAAGGTCGTCGCGCCGGGCCTGGAGAGCTTCCAGTCCGCCGCCGCGAGCGCCGACTGGGCGAAGTCGCCGGGCTTCTATCAGATCATCACCAATGAGCCGGGCGCGAAGTCCTGGCCGATTTCGGCTGCGACGTTCATCCTGCTGCCCAAGGACTCGAAGGACGAGGCGGCGGCCGCCGAAGCCTTGAAGTTCTTCGGCTGGGCTTTCGCCAATGGCGGAAAGGCCGCGGAGGAGCTCGATTACATCCCCATGCCCAAGACCGTCGTCGAGCTCATCAAAAAGAGCTGGGGCGAGGTCAAGGGCGCGGACGGCAAGGCGCTCGCGGCGCATTGAGCCGAGCGCAGGCCGCGTTGCGGTCGGCGCGCAGGCGGTTCAAAACGGAGGCCGCCTGAAAGATGACAGACGCCGGCTGCGTTCAAGGGAGCCGGCGTCGGGAGTTGCAAAGACCATGACCGAACCCGTCTCGCGCGGCTCGAGTGGAGTGGACAACATGTCGGATGTCGCATTGGAGAGCGCTGTCGCCCGGCCCGCGGTCACCGACCGCGCCAAGGCCCTTGCCGGCATCGCGCTCCTCGACCGCATCTTCTTTCAAGTGACCCGCGCGGCGGCGGTCATCGTGCTCGTCATTCTGGGCGGCGTGATCCTGTCGCTGGTCCTTGGCTCGCTGCCAGCCCTGCAGGCCTTCGGGCCAGGCTTCCTGATCTCCCAGTCGTGGAACCCCGTCACCGAGAAATTCGGCGCGCTGCCGGCGATCTACGGCACGCTCGTCACGTCGGGCGTCGCCATGCTGATCGCCGTGCCGGTCGGACTGGGGATCGCGACCTTCCTGACCGAATTATGCCCCCACCGGCTACGGCGCCCGATCGGCATCGCGATCGAGCTTCTCGCGGGCATTCCGTCGATCATTTACGGCATCTGGGGCCTCTTCGTCTTCGCGCCTTTCGTTCAGACCTATGTGCAGCCCGGCCTGATCTCGCTTTTCAGCGACGTGCCGGTGCTCTCCTCGCTTTTCGCCGGCCCTCCCTATGGTATCGGCATGCTGACGGCGGGCTTCATCCTGGCGATCATGGTGCTGCCCTTCATCGCGTCGATCTCACGCGACGTCTTCGAAACCGTGCCGCCCGTTCTCAAGGAGGCGGCCGCCGGCATCGGCTGCACGACCTGGGAAATGATGCGCTATGTCGTCATCCCCTACACGCGCGTCGGCGTCATCGGCGGGGTGATGCTGGCGCTCGGGCGCGCGCTCGGCGAAACCATGGCGGTCACCTTCGTCATCGGCAACGCCCACAAGGTGTCGCCGTCGCTGCTCGCCCCCGGCACGACCATATCGGCGACCATCGCCAATGAATTCACCGAAGCCGTCGGCGACGTCTACACGTCGTCGCTCATCGCGCTCGGCCTCATCCTATTCCTTCTGACCTTCGTCGTGCTGGCGATCGCGCGTTACATGCTGATGCGCCTCGAACGCAAAGCGGCTTAAGGAGCAGCGCCATGTCGCTTTACGCCACGCGCCGCAAGCGGAATTCGCTGGCGACCAGCCTTGCCTGGGCGGCCGCTCTTTTTGGCATCGCCTGGCTTTTCCTCATCCTCGCGTCGCTGCTTTATGAAGGCCTGCGCGGGCTGTCGCTTGCGGTCTTCACCGAAATGACGCCGCCGCCGGGCAGCAAGGGCGGCCTGTTGAACGCCATCGCTGGATCGCTGGTCATGACCGCAATCGGCGTTGCGATCGGCACGCCGCTCGGCATGCTCGCCGGCACCTATATGGCGGAATATGGCCGTTACACCAAGCTCGCGATGGTCGTGCGGTTCATCAACGACATTCTGCTCAGCGCGCCGTCGATCGTGATCGGCCTCTTCGTCTATGAAGTCCTCGTGCATCCCATGGGGCACTTCTCGGGCGTCTCCGGGGCCGTCGCGCTCTCCCTGCTCGTCATCCCCGTCGTGTTGCGCACCACCGAGGACATGCTGCTGCTGGTGCCGGGATCGATGCGCGAGGCGGCCGCCGCGCTCGGCGCGCCACGCTCCCATGTCGTCGCGCATGTCGCCTATCGCGCCGCCAAGGCGGGCTTGGTGACGGGCGTGCTGCTCGCGGTGGCGCGCGTCTCCGGCGAAACCGCGCCGCTGCTCTTCACCGCGCTCAACAATCAGTTCTGGAGCAGCGATCTCCTGGCGCCGATGGCGAGCCTCCCGGTCGTCATCTTCCAGTTCGCTTTGTCGCCCTACAAAGACTGGCAGCAGCTCGCCTGGACCGGCGCGCTGCTGATCACCGCCGCCGTCCTCGCTCTCTCGATCACAGCCCGCGCGCTCAGCGCCGGTCGGAGAAAATCGTGATGAACGCCCCCGCACAGGTCAAAGAACACGCCGCCAAGATTTCGGTCCAGGGCCTGGATTTCTTTTACGGCGCGTCAAAGGCGCTGAAATCCATTTCGCTGCCGCTGCAGACGCATAAGGTCACGGCCTTCATCGGTCCCTCTGGCTGCGGAAAGTCGACGCTGCTGCGGGTCTTAAACCGCATGTACGACCTCTACCCCGGCCAACGCGCCGAGGGCGAGGTGCTGCTCGACGGCGAGAATATTCTCGATCCGGCGATCGACATCAATGCGCTGCGCGCGCGCGTCGGCATGATCTTCCAGAAGCCGACGCCCTTCCCGATGTCGATCTATGAGAACATCGCCTTCGGCGTTCGCCTTTACGAGAAATTGTCGCGCGCCGACATGGACCAGCGCGTCGAGGAAGCCTTGCGCGGCGCGGCGCTCTGGGACGAGGTGAAGGACAAGCTGCACACGAGCGGGCTCGGGCTTTCGGGCGGCCAGCAGCAGCGCCTGTGCATCGCGCGCAGCGTCGCCGTGCAGCCGGAGGTGATCCTCTTCGACGAGCCCTGCTCCGCCCTCGACCCGATCTCCACGGCCAAAGTGGAGGAGCTCATCGAGGAGCTCGCCAACGACTATACGATCGCCATCGTCACCCACAACATGCAGCAGGCCGTGCGCGTCTCCGACTATACGGCCTTCATGTATCTCGGCGAGCTCGTCGAATTCGGCGACACCGACGAGGTCTTCAACAAGCCGCGCGAAAAGCGCACCCAGGATTACATCACCGGCCGCTTCGGGTGAGGAAGGACATCGCATGAGCGAACATATCGTCAAGTCCTACGACCGCGATCTCGAGGCGCTGGG
Proteins encoded in this window:
- a CDS encoding cytochrome c, which codes for MRLAFLSTLVFLSLAPTAALAQGGDPAVGARLARETCASCHAVGADPHAKSPDPNAPAFVDVAKMPSATELSIKVFLRSSHRNMPNFILSPEEVDGVTAYILGLRKK
- the fabI gene encoding enoyl-ACP reductase FabI; translated protein: MTVATGLMQGKRGLVMGVANDHSIAYGIARVLARQGATLAFTYQGEALGKRVKPLAAELGSNLVLPCDVEDISTVDDVFARLEYDWGEMDFLVHSIAYSDKSELKGLYADTSRENFIRTMVISCFSFTEAARRAAALMKNGGSMVTVSFGGGTHVMPNYNVMGVAKAALDSSVRYLAADYGPRGIRVNAISPGPVRTMAGAGITGARSMGAFQKQHCPLRRMITLDEIGGSALYFLSELSGGVTGEVHLVDAGYNIMLQPRPEDLNGTE
- the pstA gene encoding phosphate ABC transporter permease PstA is translated as MSLYATRRKRNSLATSLAWAAALFGIAWLFLILASLLYEGLRGLSLAVFTEMTPPPGSKGGLLNAIAGSLVMTAIGVAIGTPLGMLAGTYMAEYGRYTKLAMVVRFINDILLSAPSIVIGLFVYEVLVHPMGHFSGVSGAVALSLLVIPVVLRTTEDMLLLVPGSMREAAAALGAPRSHVVAHVAYRAAKAGLVTGVLLAVARVSGETAPLLFTALNNQFWSSDLLAPMASLPVVIFQFALSPYKDWQQLAWTGALLITAAVLALSITARALSAGRRKS
- a CDS encoding lysylphosphatidylglycerol synthase domain-containing protein, whose amino-acid sequence is MQEDEDLAISPQAGLPAVVRRKGFFETLQQRLPHGATHLLGALASVALFAVAASILANVLSNIRFADVVEALKNTSGGQILAALFFTALSYLSLTGYDVAALRQIRHRAPYRVTALASFASYAIAFNLGFPIVTGAAVRYWIYSRVSMSALQVANVTVITGVTFWLGMTAVIGFTLVRGAEALAALDHLPAALHMAVGVLVLSAVAGYCAWVALEPRRIRLRGHVLELPGPGSTLAQLVVGAADLCAAAAALYVLLPAGVDLNFTAFLAVYVLACILGVVSHAPGGIGVFEATMLHALPGASQGSVLASLLLFRIVYYFVPFIAALAVLGADEGRRRWGALREAVARIIEERAP
- the pstS gene encoding phosphate ABC transporter substrate-binding protein PstS encodes the protein MISRIFTRAAIAATAFAAMTGAALALDISGAGATFPYPIYAKWAETYKKETGNGLNYQSIGSGGGIKQIKARTVTFGASDQPLKAEDLQAANLIQWPQVIGGIVPVVNLDGVAPGELVLDGPTLAKIFLGEITSWDDAAIKKLNAKAKLSATPIVVVHRSDGSGTTFNFTNYLSKVSDDWKTKVGENSAVEWPAGIGAKGNEGVANNVSNTKGAIGYVEYAYAKQNKLTYTKMINAAGKVVAPGLESFQSAAASADWAKSPGFYQIITNEPGAKSWPISAATFILLPKDSKDEAAAAEALKFFGWAFANGGKAAEELDYIPMPKTVVELIKKSWGEVKGADGKALAAH
- the pstB gene encoding phosphate ABC transporter ATP-binding protein PstB, translated to MNAPAQVKEHAAKISVQGLDFFYGASKALKSISLPLQTHKVTAFIGPSGCGKSTLLRVLNRMYDLYPGQRAEGEVLLDGENILDPAIDINALRARVGMIFQKPTPFPMSIYENIAFGVRLYEKLSRADMDQRVEEALRGAALWDEVKDKLHTSGLGLSGGQQQRLCIARSVAVQPEVILFDEPCSALDPISTAKVEELIEELANDYTIAIVTHNMQQAVRVSDYTAFMYLGELVEFGDTDEVFNKPREKRTQDYITGRFG
- the pstC gene encoding phosphate ABC transporter permease subunit PstC gives rise to the protein MSDVALESAVARPAVTDRAKALAGIALLDRIFFQVTRAAAVIVLVILGGVILSLVLGSLPALQAFGPGFLISQSWNPVTEKFGALPAIYGTLVTSGVAMLIAVPVGLGIATFLTELCPHRLRRPIGIAIELLAGIPSIIYGIWGLFVFAPFVQTYVQPGLISLFSDVPVLSSLFAGPPYGIGMLTAGFILAIMVLPFIASISRDVFETVPPVLKEAAAGIGCTTWEMMRYVVIPYTRVGVIGGVMLALGRALGETMAVTFVIGNAHKVSPSLLAPGTTISATIANEFTEAVGDVYTSSLIALGLILFLLTFVVLAIARYMLMRLERKAA
- a CDS encoding DNA polymerase Y family protein is translated as MRFLSVFLPRLATDRLLRRRAAAPDAFALYAKTKGAERLTAVDAGAQRLGLLPGMAVADARARCPALELAEADAQADAALIDALADWSRRFTPLAAPDPPDGLLLDVTGAAHLFGGEATLVDEVEARLGRLKFSARAAIAPGPALARALTRFSSRRLVADAAPQAEIDGLAAALPVEALGLEAEAVAGLRRAGLRRIGDLLERPRAPLAARFGQAALARLDALTCRLRDPIRPRFEAPAFIAERRFPDGLTRREDIEATLERLAADLCPLLERAGVGARRLEAVFYRVDGAVKRLAAGTSRPLRDPVRLAALLGERLAAAAEEGLDTGYGFDVLRLCATETETTAPPQTAFVTPQGSRGGAGEDADLGDLLDRLGARLGLRRVLRLHAEAAHLPEFAVAAVPAAYGPPRVFPPQETVRPLRLFERPEPIEAIALFPDGPPLKFRWRRLLHDVVAFEGPERIAPPWWGEAETGPTRDYFHAQDRDGQLFWLFREGLYGRETDNPRWFVHGLS
- a CDS encoding ATP-binding protein, whose protein sequence is MPQPKWPAEDMLGPVIEALPEPVFVIDAETHALAFNAAAQALAPALRVGEPLSRSLRSPDMLDAAMRVVAGGEAEKAAWTERLPVERWFEAHIAPVRFEGFRTAAMISLRDLTEAHRIERMRVDFVANASHELRTPLSSLLGFVETLQGPAKNDPTARERFLGIMREQAQRMARLIDDLLSLSRIEQHMHVRPVEAVDFTVLVAHIVDTLTPMAEENGVPIALELEPNVIVPGDRDELARVVENLIENALKYGRSEGEARPIEITLARRGVSAVFSVRDHGPGISPEHLPRLTERFYRVDAGKSRAKGGTGLGLAIVKHIVLRHRGRLGIDSAPEAGALFRVTLPAIEGTPANST